ATGAAACTATCAGTCGATCGCGAGCGATCATGGCATTGGGTTTTAACCAAGTTTGTCCGTCGTACCAGCCAGATTCTTCGTAAAAAATACGGTCTTTTCTCAGACGATTGCGAACATAAGACCAACCTAGATACATTCTGATTGAAATTAGAGCGACTAGCAAAATTGCGCCAAAAATGCTAGAAAAGGCAAACTTTAAGGGATAGCGATAGGGGGTAAAACTAGCTGAAGCGATCGGTGCAGCTATTAACCAACCCCAAAAACCACACCAAGCCAACTTAGAATAGTATTGTTTGAGTTTCAAAGTTGCCCAACAGAAAAACCAAGTATCTTTTAAGGCTTCATATTCGTGAATGGGTTGCTGTTCTTGAGGAACTGGACAAAGATCGACTGTAGATTCCTTCATGGCTATTCTTCTGGCTGTATTCGATCGAACTCTATGCGTTCGGCATGACCCCAAAACGCTTCTAAATTGTAATATTCTCTGGCTTTTGGTAAAAAAATATGGACGATCGCATCGCCATAGTCTTGAACGATCCAATTAGCTTCTGCTCGACCCGAGACTCTAATCGGATCTTGCTGAAATTTTTCTGCCACTCGCTCTTCAATAGCGTCAGAAATTGCTCTTAGCTGGGTTTGAGAAAATCCCGTAACTACAATAAAATAATCAGCGAGATAGGATACATCCGTGACTTTTAACAACACGATATCGGCAGCTTTTTTATCTTCGGCGGCTGCAGCTATTTCCCATGCTAACTGCTGACTATTAGTAGTTGATAAGTTGTTGTTTTGAGTTGCTAGATCGATTAGTCTATCTGATGATGAATTTCTCATTAAAACTTTAGTATTTTAGACTGTGCATTCTGCGTTCGGCGATATAAGGTTCTCAAGCGATCGTCCTTTTAAGTAATGATAGTAAATCGATCGCGATTAATTCTCTATTTTAATGAATGTAACCAATTTTTTAAATTTATCAAAACTCTAACTGAAGCTATGAACGTGTTTGCTCGTTATTTAATTTTAGTTAAATTTGTTTTTCCTTAGCTAAAGCCCAGTTTCGCATTGAAATAGTTCGAGGATGAATGGTTTTGGCGCGATCGAGCAGGTGTTTTATCGAATAGTCGCTACTTTGCCGCACACATTGATAGAGATTTTGGCAAGCTACTTTCCTTAAATTTCGCAACTCTATACTATCACCGCGATTTGGTTCGATGACATCAGCGATATAAACTACACAGCTTAACTCACTCATTTGAGAATTTCCCAAAGTGTGATTGGCTATGGCGGCTAAAATTTCCGAGTCTTCGATCGCAAATTCTTTTCTGGCAACAATTGCCCCAACTTCAGCGTGAAGCAAATGAGGATTGGCGGCACAAATTTCATCGACGCTCATGCCGTCACCTGCTGCCATCTTCAATAGTTTATCTGGAGGAAAAAATTTAGCTAAATCGTGCATTAATCCAGCAGTTGCAGCTTTATCGGTATCGAGATTGTGGCAGCGGGCTAGTTCGATACAAGTTTGCTCTACTCCTAAAATATGCTGTAGGCGACGACTAGAAACATTATTTTTCAACCAGGCAATAACGCGATCGCGCATGAAACTAAAACTCAATTATTTACGCTCGATAGTTGCTTGTTCGTAATATTTTTTTCGCATTACCAGACAGTTACGGCGATTTGGTAAATTTAAGTATTGCAACTCGTCAGTCAGTTTTTTAATAAACTGTAATCCTCTACCACCCTCTTTTTCTAGAGAGTTAACTTCTAGTTCGCTGGCTTTCAATTTGGCATTAAGATCGAAGGGTTTTCCTCGATCCCAAATTCGCATTTCCAAAAAGTTAGGAAAAAATTCTACTTCTAGTTCGATTGGAGTTGTTTCTGGTAGATTATGATGTGCGTGCCGTACTGCGTTAGTAAAAGCTTCGACTAATGCTACTTCACACTGCCAGCCCATTTTTTGAGGAATAGAAGGAAAAACCAAGCTTTCAAACCATTGCAATACTGCTTGCAACTCTTCTAATTTTGTTTTGACCTGTATTTCAAATTGTTGGATTGTTTGACTTGTTTTCATCTACCACAATTATTCAAATCGGTTATTTCTAGATATTTAATTTAGTAGAGATGAAGCAGGAAAAACGTTATAGCTGTAAAATAAAAAACAATAATAATACTACAATTATGTTTGTGGTAAGCTTGAAATTCCAAGCAAAACCTTCACCTCTCCAGGGTAATAAGCCTCGCTTAACGATTAGAATATTAGTTTAAAATTCAGTTTTGTAAAAAGCGACACTAGCTATCTATATAGTAGCTTAAAAAATTGTATACTTTTTAACGTTTGTTATGGGGTTTTTAAAGCTAAACTTAACAAACTAAAATTTATTAAACATCTGTAATTAGCTCTACTTTTTAAACCGCGCCACTGTTTTTGGCAAAGACAATGGCAACTGTTTTAAAAATTAGCTTTATATCGTATCGTAAACTCCAGTTGCGTTGATAGCGCAAATCTAACTCGATTACGTCTTCAAAATTACGCACTTGCGATCTGCCGTTGACTTGCCATTCTCCTGTCATTCCAGGTTTGACATTCAATCTTTGCCACTCTGGCACTTGATAGACTTCTACTTCTTCTGGGGTAGGGGGGCGAGTTCCCACTAAACTCATATCTCCAATGAAAACATTCCA
This region of Myxosarcina sp. GI1 genomic DNA includes:
- a CDS encoding CGLD27 family protein, translating into MKESTVDLCPVPQEQQPIHEYEALKDTWFFCWATLKLKQYYSKLAWCGFWGWLIAAPIASASFTPYRYPLKFAFSSIFGAILLVALISIRMYLGWSYVRNRLRKDRIFYEESGWYDGQTWLKPNAMIARDRLIVSYQIEPIMQRIRITFWGLVTLAVVSGLFWLSLK
- the rsfS gene encoding ribosome silencing factor, with translation MRNSSSDRLIDLATQNNNLSTTNSQQLAWEIAAAAEDKKAADIVLLKVTDVSYLADYFIVVTGFSQTQLRAISDAIEERVAEKFQQDPIRVSGRAEANWIVQDYGDAIVHIFLPKAREYYNLEAFWGHAERIEFDRIQPEE
- the yqeK gene encoding bis(5'-nucleosyl)-tetraphosphatase (symmetrical) YqeK; this translates as MRDRVIAWLKNNVSSRRLQHILGVEQTCIELARCHNLDTDKAATAGLMHDLAKFFPPDKLLKMAAGDGMSVDEICAANPHLLHAEVGAIVARKEFAIEDSEILAAIANHTLGNSQMSELSCVVYIADVIEPNRGDSIELRNLRKVACQNLYQCVRQSSDYSIKHLLDRAKTIHPRTISMRNWALAKEKQI
- a CDS encoding ATP-binding protein, encoding MKTSQTIQQFEIQVKTKLEELQAVLQWFESLVFPSIPQKMGWQCEVALVEAFTNAVRHAHHNLPETTPIELEVEFFPNFLEMRIWDRGKPFDLNAKLKASELEVNSLEKEGGRGLQFIKKLTDELQYLNLPNRRNCLVMRKKYYEQATIERK